Below is a window of Mycolicibacterium rhodesiae NBB3 DNA.
AAGCCGAGTTCGGAATATCGGGCATGCGCCTCGGGGGCGAAATACACCTGACCGGCGAATGCTTCGATGGCACCCGCCAGGATCCTCGTCGCGCGAAACGCGTCGTCGGCACCGGCCATTGGCTCACGGTAACCTCCACACCATGAGGGACACGCGATGAGCGCGGGCCTGTTCGGACTTCTCGACGACGTTGCCGCCCTTGCTCGACTGGCCGCAGCCTCGGTGGACGACGTCGGCGCTGCGGCAGGCCGGGCGACCGCCAAGGCGGCTGGGGTCGTCATCGATGACACCGCGGTGACGCCGCAGTACGTGCACGGCATCACCGCGGACCGCGAACTGCCGATGATCAGACGAATCGCCATCGGGTCGCTGAGAAACAAGCTGATTTTCATCCTGCCCGCGGCCTTGCTGCTCAGCGAGTTCGCGCCGTGGCTGGTGACACCGATCCTGATGTTGGGCGCCACCTACCTCTGCTACGAAGGCGCCGAGAAGGTGCTGGGATGGTTCACCGGACACGACTCCCACGCGGCACCGACCGCGACCTCGGGCCCGGACGCTGAAAAGCAGATGACGGCGGGCGCGATCCGCACCGACTTCATCCTGTCCGCCGAGATCATGGTGATCGCGTTGAACGAGGTGGCCACCGAGAGGTTCTGGTCACGCTTCGTGATCCTCGTTGTGGTCGCCATCGTCATCACCGCGGCGGTGTACGGGGTGGTCGCGCTGATCGTGAAGATGGACGACATCGGCCTGAACCTCGCGCAGCGCTCGTCGACGTTCGCGCAGAAGGTCGGTCGCGGCCTGGTCGCCGCGATGCCCAAACTTCTGTCGGCCCTTTCGACCATCGGCACGGTGGCGATGCTCTGGGTCGGCGGCCACATCCTGCTGCTGGGAACGGACACCGTCGGCTGGCATGCGCCCTACGGATTCGTGCACCACCTCGAGGACCTGATCAACAGCGCGGTCACCGACAGCGTCGACGGTGTGCTGGCCTGGCTGGCCAACACCGCGATCTCAGCGTTGGTCGGACTGGTCGTCGGCGGGGTCGTGCTGGCGATCGTGCACGTGCTGCCGTTCGGTAAGAAGCAGCACGACAAGCACTGACTATCTGCGGGTGGTAACAACGCGCCTGCACAGGTCGCGGTCGACGTCCGCCGCGATTCGCCGGTGGCTCGTCGACCGCAGAAGCACCGTAATCACCCAGGTGGCCAACGAGTCCGGGATTCTCGCGTATCTCAGGACCCGCTCGTTCTGGGACACCGGCCGCGATGCCGTCCACGACACGGCGGCCAGCCTGCGTCTCCTGGTCTTCTCGTACCACCGCAGCGCGCCGGGGAGATCGCCGTTGCCGTGCTCAGATCCCGCGTGCAAACCTGAGAGCGCCTGGCGCAACACCATCGTGTCCAGCAGTGCCTGATTGGTCCCCTGCGCGAGGACCGGGGGCATCGTGTGTGCGGCATCGCCGAGCAACGTCACCGCGGATGACCGCGACGCGCGGGGAATCGGATGCCGAAAGTGTGGGAAAGGCGAGGCCGCCAGATCGTCATCGGTCAATCTCGCGAGTACGTCATCGACCGCCTCGGACCACCCCGCGAAGTTGGACCGGATCACATCGATAGGACGTTCCGGCCGGACGAAATCTGGTGTCCATTTCAGGTCGAACCACCACTGGAGGTCACAGCCACCCGCGGGCCACAGGCCGAGGCTTCCCTGCGCGCCGATGATCTGCACTGCGGCAGCACTTTCCGCGATATGAGGCATGGTGATCAACCCCTGCCAGCTGCACCAACCGGTGGGCTCCGCGGGTTTCGCCCCGGCCAGATGTCGGACCGTCGAGTGCAGACCATCCGCACCGATCAGTACATCCCCTTCGGCATGACCGCCGTCTTCGAACTCGATCCGCACCCCCTCCGGGGTATCGACAACCGCGACTGCACGGGAATTGCACCGGATGCGATCTGCCGGAAAGTCGGCCAGCAGGCGATCGAGCAAGACGCGGCGGGGGACCATTCGGACGTATCCGCCCAGCCTGTCCGCGATCGCCCTCACGTCGATGTTGACCAACGAGCGACCGGCAGATGTGGCGATTCGCACGGTGGACAACACCTGCCCAGCTCCGTCCATGTCGACGCCGAGCTGTTGAAGCACCGTTGCTCCGTTGGGCCAGATGGTCACCGCACCACCGCCCGGTCGGGTGTCCGATCGCTGTTCGAAGACGCTCACATCGTGTCCATCTCGCAGTAATCCCCGAGCGGCCGAAATACCGCCGGCCCCGGCGCCGACAACGAGGATCTTCAAAGCGCTCATATCGGTGACACGACCCGCGGGGGGCGGGCGTTCATCGGAGTGGGCGGCGTCACAGACGCTGGAGTGAAATGGGCTTCACTCCATGACTTTTGCGGCAGCCGCAGCAACCGCGTCGGTGACGGCACCGACCAACGGGCTGTCCAGCTTCCAGCACTGCCAGAACAGCGGCACGTCCAGGTGGGCGTCGGTCACGCGAACGAACGAGCTGCCCGCCGGCGCAGGTGCGGCCAGGTTCGCCTCAGGGAACATACCCCATCCAAGTCCCGCACGGACGGCGCTTGCGAACCCCTCGGCCGTCGGTACGAAGTGTTGCGGCCGGGCGACGTCGCGACGAAACACCTTGCGCACCAACATGTCCTGCAGCGCATCGTCACGGTTCCACGACAACGACGGTGCAGTCGCCACCGCATGTGCGGTGAACCCATCGGGCAGGTACCGCGCAATGTACGACGCGGCGGCCACCGGCGCGTACCTCATCACTCCCAGTGCCCGCACCCGGCAACCAGGTACGGGCGTGCGTTCGGTCGTCACCGCTCCCATTACAACTCCCTCCCGGAGCAGCCGCGCCGAATGGTCC
It encodes the following:
- a CDS encoding LysR family transcriptional regulator ArgP, whose translation is MQIDGQQLAAFAAVIEHGSFDAAAAQLHVTPSAISQRIKALEQRVGQVVVVREKPCYATAAGIPLLRLAAQTALLQAEALAEMGGGDGSLPRIALAVNADSMATWFTGVFATLDSVLFDIRIEDQDHSARLLREGVVMGAVTTERTPVPGCRVRALGVMRYAPVAAASYIARYLPDGFTAHAVATAPSLSWNRDDALQDMLVRKVFRRDVARPQHFVPTAEGFASAVRAGLGWGMFPEANLAAPAPAGSSFVRVTDAHLDVPLFWQCWKLDSPLVGAVTDAVAAAAAKVME
- a CDS encoding FAD-dependent oxidoreductase, whose product is MSALKILVVGAGAGGISAARGLLRDGHDVSVFEQRSDTRPGGGAVTIWPNGATVLQQLGVDMDGAGQVLSTVRIATSAGRSLVNIDVRAIADRLGGYVRMVPRRVLLDRLLADFPADRIRCNSRAVAVVDTPEGVRIEFEDGGHAEGDVLIGADGLHSTVRHLAGAKPAEPTGWCSWQGLITMPHIAESAAAVQIIGAQGSLGLWPAGGCDLQWWFDLKWTPDFVRPERPIDVIRSNFAGWSEAVDDVLARLTDDDLAASPFPHFRHPIPRASRSSAVTLLGDAAHTMPPVLAQGTNQALLDTMVLRQALSGLHAGSEHGNGDLPGALRWYEKTRRRRLAAVSWTASRPVSQNERVLRYARIPDSLATWVITVLLRSTSHRRIAADVDRDLCRRVVTTRR
- a CDS encoding DUF808 domain-containing protein, translating into MSAGLFGLLDDVAALARLAAASVDDVGAAAGRATAKAAGVVIDDTAVTPQYVHGITADRELPMIRRIAIGSLRNKLIFILPAALLLSEFAPWLVTPILMLGATYLCYEGAEKVLGWFTGHDSHAAPTATSGPDAEKQMTAGAIRTDFILSAEIMVIALNEVATERFWSRFVILVVVAIVITAAVYGVVALIVKMDDIGLNLAQRSSTFAQKVGRGLVAAMPKLLSALSTIGTVAMLWVGGHILLLGTDTVGWHAPYGFVHHLEDLINSAVTDSVDGVLAWLANTAISALVGLVVGGVVLAIVHVLPFGKKQHDKH